Within Staphylococcus sp. NRL 16/872, the genomic segment AGATAATTCACTGAAAGTAAAAATAAATGATAAAGAAATGAAGTATTCAACTTCTAGAGAATATGGTCCATATCCTCAGAATAAAGATATTGTTATCTCTGCTTCTGGGAAAGTAAAAGGAAAAACTTTTAAATCAGAAACGAAAACGATGAGAGCAAAAGATTTAGGAAATATTAATAGTGTCGAATTAGAATTTGATGATGAAGCGATCAGTGATTATGTTGAGAAAAAAGAAAATGAAGAAAATAGTTTGAAAAATAAATTGAGTAACTTTTTCAGTGATTATTCATTCTCTTTAAATACAGCCATTACAAGTAATAATTTTGATTTGGTCAGTACTTTTTTTAAAGATAATTCAGACATCTACCAAAAAATTAAAGATAATTTAGGGGCAACCCCTGGGTTAACACAACCACAAATTCTTAGTGCTTCACAAAAAGGCAATAAAATTGAAACTAAAGTACAAGATTTAAATAATAATGGTCAATATCAAACCACTGATTATGAATTAACTGAAAACAGTGACGACGGTACATTACAATTTGTGAAAGCAAAATAAGAAGTGGGATAAAAGAGGTCTGGACAGAAGCGTTTTGGATGTGAGCAGAGCTGAAAGAGGCTGGGACAATAATAAAATGTCTCAGCCTTCGTTAACATATTGGCAGTAGCTGACTGATTTGAAAAGACGCTTTAATCAAGCTTTCTTCAAATCTAGTCAGCTTTGCCGGGATGGGAAGACGAAATTAATTTTAATTTCTGTCCCACTCCCTGCTTTAGTATTGCCCTAAGCATAAGATTTTGATGTCTTAGTCTCTATGCACACTCTTTTTTAATTGTTTAAATACACAATGATTTTCAACTAATAAATTGAAGGCGGGGGCTTATATATGAATGAGGAACAGCGACAAAATAAACATTCGCTATTGTTTATTATTATCTTGGGTGCACTGACTGCTATTGGGGCATTATCCATTGATATGTTTTTACCAGGTTTACCAGAATTGAAAAAAGATTTTAATACTACAACTTCAAATGCTCAATTAACATTATCATTATTTATGATTGGATTAGGATTGGGGAATTTATTTGTAGGACCGATTTCAGATAGTATCGGACGAAAGAAACCTTTAGTTGTTGCTATGATTATCTTCACACTAGCGAGTTTAGGTATTGTTTTCGTACATAATATTTGGTTTATGGTATTTTTGCGCTTTGTCCAAGGTTTCACTGGAGGAGCTGGAGCAGTTATATCTAGAGCCATTGCCAGTGACATGTACAATGGTAACGAGTTAACTAAATTTTTAGCTTTATTAATGCTAATGGGATCTTTATTCAAAGTCCCTGAGTCACTAGCGGTTGAACATAGAGATAGTAGTGGTATAGGCGTTATCTTTAGGAATTTTAGAAGTCTATTTTCAACGCCACGCTTTGTCTTACCTATGTTAATTCAAGGTGTGACATTTATTATGTTATTTAGTTATATTTCTGCTTCACCATTCTTAGTTCAGAAAATATATGGCGTCTCAGCTTTACATTTTAGTTGGATGTTTGCTGGCATAGGAATTACACTAATTATTTCAAGTCAATTAGCTGGTAAGTTGGTTGACTATGTTCATCCACAGAAGCTACTACGTGTAATGACATTTATTCAAGTCATAGGTGTAGTAATAGTAACGTTAACTCTAATTAATCATTGGCATTTTGTAATGCTAGTCATTGGTTTTATCATTCTAGTTGCTCCAGTAACAGGCGTTGCTACTTTGGGATTCTCAATAGCAATGGAAGAACGTACTACCGGAAGTGGAAGTGCTTCAAGTTTATTAGGGTTATTACAGTCATTACTAGGTGGAATAGTGACACCACTTGTAAATCTTAAAGGAGAATATAATAGTACGCCTTATATCATTATTATTTGTATTACCGCTATCGTATTGATTGTATTACAATTATTGAATATAAAAATATTTAAGACGAAACTATAATAATTAATGTAATTAAAGGAGCAAAGACTTTCAATTAAGTCTTTGCTCCTTTAATCTTTCCTTTAACGTTGTAATTTAAGTGTATTTGCTAATAAAGCATTTGCTACTATTTCAGGGCTTTCTTTACAGCCATCTCTTAGCCAGCTTAAAATGATGCCAGCTTGTCCACTCATAGTATAAGTAATAAAGAATGTTTTGTTTTGAATAGAAGTTTCATATTCGCCTAAAATTTTAGAATAATAGGTTTTAGTTATATCGAAATAGTCTAACACTAATTCTTTATTAGGGTGAGAAATAAATATAGCGTGATAGAACGCTTTTTTTCTATATATATATTTCAATATTATATAGAAGAATTTATAGACTTTCTCAGGATTTTTTTTAATACTTTCAAAATTATTTGCAAAAGCATGTAATAATTTTTTATATTTTTTTAAATGGTAATTTTGAATTTTATTTAGTAAATCATATTTATCTTGAAAATTAGCATAAAAAGTCGAACGATTAACATTACTACTTGCACAAATCATTTTTATTGAAATACTCTCGATTGGATAAATTTCTAATAAATCTATTAAACTTCTTATGATTCTATATTTCGCTTTTTGCTTCATTATATGTCACCTATATTAATTGTAACTTCAAGTAACCAACAAATTTAACGTAATTGTTGGTGTTTTTTTACTTCACATGTCTTTATAATATTAAAAGTAATTTTGAAAAGCAAATAGGAGGAAAAGTTCAATGAAAAAAATGGTGTTAATAAATATCATCACTATCATTGTTATTATTGCTATTGGTATTGTAGGTTTCATGTTATACCACAATGCTACAAGCTATGTAACAACTGATAATGCCAAAGTTGACGGAGATCAAATTCAAATCTCAAGTCCTGCTTCAGGTCAAATTAAATCTTTTGATGCGAAACAAGGCGATAAAATGAAAAAAGGTGACAAAGTAGCAGAAGTAAGTGCTCAAGGTCAAGGCGGAGATGCTAAAGACATGGACATTAAAATGCCTCAAAACGGTACTATCGTTAAAACAAGTGGTATGGAAGGTTCAGTTGCACAAGCAGGTTCACCAATAGCTTATGCTTACAATTTAGATGATTTATATATTACTGCAAATATTGACGAAAAAGACGTTAACAGTGTAGAAAAAGGCGACAAAGTTGATGTTTCAATTGACGGTCAAGATTCTGATATCGATGGTAAGGTAGAAGAAGTTGGTCAAGCAACTGCAGCAAGCTTCTCATTAATGCCATCATCAAATGCTGACGGTAACTACACTAAAGTTTCTCAAGTAGTACCTGTTAAAATTTCTTTAGATTCTGCACCATCTAAAAACGTTGTTCCTGGAATGAACGCTGAAGTAAAAATCCATAAAGACTAAGGAGGTCATAGAATGACAGCGACCTTCATTATTGGTTATATAGTTGTAGCGATCATTTTAGTTGGTTTGATTAATGTTTTATTGATAAAATCACGTAAAAAAACAAAATCAAGCCAATCTAAGGGACAACACGTAAATGAAGAATCTAAAAGTCAAAGTAATCCATCTAAATTTAAAATAAGTGACTTAGACCGAGATAAATCGTCAAAAGAAACAACTTCTTCTCATCATGACGAAGAAGCGCGTCGTCACTTTGAGAACGAAGATAACTATCGCTTTGATAATGATAAACGCAAAGATCATTTTGAAAGCGAACAGAATCAACAAGATTCTGCGTCAGAAAAAATTCATCCTGAACAAAAACAAGCATCACATTCCTTACATTATTCCGACGATGCTTCAGAAATGAACAGCGAAGAAGCTGTTGGAGGGCCTAGAGATGAAGAAGATGTGAATAATCAACATCTACCTAAAGATTCAATTTATGAGCCGATTAATCCGGACTCTCAAGAAGGACGCGTAAATGAGCGCATTAAACATCAAAAAGCTGATTTTATATTCGGTAAAAACACAACAAGAGGTATGATTTTAGCAGCAATGTTGTTTGGTATGTTTATTGCCATCTTAAACCAAACATTATTAAACGTTGCCTTACCTAAAATTAATACTGAATTTAATATTTCTGCTTCAACTGGTCAATGGTTGATGACAGGTTTCATGTTAGTAAATGGTATTTTAATTCCAATTAGTGCATTCCTCTTTAATAAATATTCTTATCGTAGATTATTTATTATCGCGCTTGTATTATTTACACTTGGTTCTTTAGTTTGTGCTATTTCTACAAACTTTCCAATTATGATGACTGGACGTGTGTTACAAGCGATTGGTGCCGGTGTCTTAATGCCATTAGGTTCTAACGTTATTGTTACGATCTTCCCACCTGAAAAACGTGGGGCAGCAATGGGTACAATGGGTATTGCCATGATACTTGCGCCAGCAATTGGCCCAACATTATCTGGTTATATCGTTCAAAACTATCATTGGAACATTATGTTCTATGGTATGACTGTATTAGGTATCCTTGCAATCATCGTTGGTTTCTTCTGGTTCAAACTTTACCAAAAAACAACAAATCCTAAAGCCGATTATCAAGGTATTGTATATAGTACTATCGGATTCGGTGCATTATTATATGGATTCAGTGAGGCTGGTAACAAAGGTTGGGGATCAGGTGAAATCATCGCAATGTTCATTATTGGTGCCATTTTCATTACCGCATTCGTTATTCGTGAGTTAACAATGAGAGCACCGATGTTAAATCTTGAAGTATTAAAATCTTCAACATTTACACTTACAACTATCATTAACATGGTAGTAATGATGAGTTTATTTGGTGGTATGATCTTATTACCTATCTACTTACAAAACTTACGTGGTTTCTCAGCACTTGATTCAGGTTTACTTCTATTACCTGGTTCATTAATAATGGGTCTTCTTGGACCGATTACTGGTAGATTATTAGATAAAATTGGATTGAAACCATTAGCTTTATTCGGTATTGCTGTAATGGCTTACGGAACTTGGGAACTTACAAGATTAAATATGGATACACCTTATTTCCATATTATGGGTATCTATATCATCCGTTCATTTGGTATGGCATTCGTTATGATGCCGTTAATGACAGCAGCAATCAATGCTTTACCACCAAGATTAATTTCTCATGGTAATGCATTCTTAAATACAATGAGACAATTAGCTGGTTCAATTGGTACAGCAATTCTTGTTACAGTTATGACAACTCAAACAACTAATCATGTTGCTAACTTTGCGAATGAAATGGATAAAACGAATCCAATGATTATCGATAAAATTCGTCAAATGGCTATGCAATATGGTGGCCAATCAGAAGCAATGCAAGCAATTTTAAAATATGTTAATAAACTTGGATATATCGAAGGCATTAACGATGCATTCTGGATTGCCACAGGATTAGCTGTATTAGCGTTTATTTTAAGTTTATTCTTAAAAGGGAAAAAAGGCGCTGAAGCAGAACATGACAGAATGGTTAAAGCAGAACAAAACCATCAATTAAAATAAGTTGAATAAAATTGTGTTGTGGGGGCATGATTTTTAAAGTATCGGTACACATTAAGTGTTATCGATACTTTTTTTATTTTCCGGAAAAGAAATAACCAAATAAAAAACCATCAAGAAATTTATACATCTTGATGGTTGTCATAATAAATCTATTTAAGTTTTGTTTTTGGTCGACGATTTCTGAAGAAGAAACTAATAATAAGTAACGCTAAACTACATACTAATAGGATAAGCGCATTGTGAATTGCATCTGCTTCGGAAATAATTTGAGTTGGTGATACTTTTAAATAATAATCTTGTAGTTTATCAGAAATACGTTGTCCAATAAGTTGAACTGCATAACCAAAGTAATAAGACATAACTAATAAAATTGCGATAATAATAAAGTTAATAATCTTTAAAATAGTACGATTAAAGAGAATAGTTATTATGGAAATAACCATACTAATTAAACATAAAATAAAAAATACATTAAAGACTAAGATTAATTTGTCTGCAATATCTTGGATATTTGCAAGTTGACCAAAATTAATATTTAAAGAACCGATTTGGGTTACTAAGTTTTGAAAATCTTTAATGCCATCATAATTGATAGGTTGGTTTACGAAGACAAGATTAAATATTGGTTGTTTATACATACTATAGCCTGTTATACCTACTAAGACTAGAACGATTATATGAATAATTAAGCTAACCCAAGAACGCTTTTTCTTTCCATTACGAGTAGCGCGACTAAACTGATTATTATGTGCATTACTCTTGTCTTCATAATTATAATTGCGATAGTCTGGCAATTTTTGACCTCCTTTACCCTTATTCATTTGTGTTATAAGATTGACTATTTTATACTAAATTTAATGTAAAAGAGCTAGTATAAGCGTCACACTTAATCACTAAATTTACAACATACCTATCATTATATCGTTTTTTATATTTTATGGAATAGTATTTAAAAATCATATCTCATTAAAAATAAAAAGGCAGGTTATAAATTATCATGAGATCTCGTATGGTAAATAGAATTATAAATAAGTATTTGTTACACAATCGTTCTATATTATTTGATGATCAAGTCGCATTTGATAAATTTATGGAGCGACGTCGAGATGTTAATAAAGCTAAGCATAAGCAGCCATCATCATTAAATGTAAAAGCTAATCTCGACAAATTATCTTTAGGGGACATGCAAGTATTCAGATTTAATTTCCGTCATGAAACAAAAAAGAAAATATTATATATTCATGGGGGATATAATACGTTACAACCCTCACCATTTCACTGGAGATTTATGGATAAGTTAGTATTAAATACATTGTATGAAGTGGTCTTACCTATTTATCCTAAGACGCCAGAATTTCATATAGCAGATACTTTTAAAGCTATTAATGATGTCTATGATTCTCTTTTAGAAGAAGTAGATGCGCACAATATCGTGATTATGGGGGATGGAACTGGTGGCGCACTTGCATTAAGCTTTGTTCAACAACTTATCGCGCAACAACGTCCTATACCTAAAAAATTATTCTTAATTTCACCAATGTTAGATGCAACTATGACGAATCCACAAATTACAGATAGTCTGATCGGTAAAGATCGCTTCGTTGACATTGATGGTTTACAACGTATTCTAAACGTGTGGAGTAAAGAAGATGCGCTCGCAAATCCAAGTATTTCTCCACTATATGGTTCACTTGAACATTTACCACCTATTGTAATGTTTGGAGGAGGACGTGAAATTTATTATCCTGATATGCAACGTTTAGCTTATAAATTAGAAGAAGCTCACCAAGATATTCAATTCTTTGATTATCCTAAAATGTTTCACGATTTCCCGTTATATCCAATTCATGAATCACATAAAGTCATTAAACAGATTACTAAGACAATCGATTAATAATTACAAGAGAGGTTTCAGTATCATTCTGAAACCTCTTTTATAATCTTATTCACTTGAATGATAATGTAGCTTTGTCCTAAATAGTGATAATGTTGATCCAATGCTTCTTCAAGTTTAAATTGTGGCTTGTTCATACGTAGCGTAATTTCAGCTAAATTGATTTGATTATCATCAATGCGCGTTTGATAATCACGTATTTGTTCTATAAGTATAGATGCTTCTTTATTATTTTCGAGTAATTATTGTATTGCCTCAATCGATTGTTTTTGTCCTTGATAATAACTAATATTAAACGCTCTTTTCATTAGTTCTTGACTTGGCCCATTCATAAATAATTGTTTGGACTGGTTAATTTCGATTAATTTCACTTTTAAATCATCATACATATCGTATACTTTCCCTGTAATTATATCTCTTAACGTTTGTGTCATTTCTATTCATCCTTTTTTGTTGGTATTCCAATTTGGTGGCCCAATTGTTTCGGCCATGCTATATCACCTTGAATACTATAATACTGTTCAATACTCTTTTTATATTTTTCTGGAAAAGGGGCAGAACGACGTTGTTCGCCATCAATACCCATCATCATAACTTCATTAGTGGCAGCTAGCACATCATCTTCTGTATATAGAGATAAAAAGAAATGAACGCGTTTTTCATCATAATTATAAATATTTACTATAATACGAAATGCCATATCTAAAGACAACTCAGATAAATAAGTAGTATGTTCCTCTAAAGTAAACATTGTATAATTTAGAGCTTCTCGTTCTTCTAATGATAAACCGTTGGCATAATTGAATTCGTTAACGGCTTCACTGAACACGGCATTATATTCCGAGTCATGCATGTGGTTATTATGATCAATTTGAGATTGTTCTACTTTTTTTCTAACAATAAACGGGTAATTCATAAATAGTTACGTCCTTTCAATTTATATTTCTAAATTCATTTTACTAAATTAAAATAACGCATACACAACATTTAATTCATGGTAGAATGTAAGACGTATGGTTTCTGTAGGAGGTAATATATGTAATGACGATGATAATTCGGTATCAAACTACAAATCAGTCACTTACACAAGTTGATACAGTCAAAGACATTCCACAGGACGCGACCATCGTGTGGTTTGATTTTGAAAAAGCTTCATCAGAAGAAAATGATTATTTAATTGACAATTTTAATTTTAACTATTTAGAGTTAGAAGATGCTATAAGTGGTGTACCACGTGTTAAATATAAAGCGTATAAAGATTATCAATATATGGTCTTTCATAGCATGTATAAAGATGACTTTTCTCCTATAGCATTAAACGTCTTTGTAAATGACAAAGTATTAGTAACTTATCACCATGAGCACTTTGAATCTCTAAATAAAGTAGCTGAAATGAACTCTAAAAACCAAGATCCAGATTTAGACTGTGCAGATATAGTGATACATATTTTAGACATGATGGTAGATAAATATTTTGATTTTGTTTATACGATTGAAGAGAAAGTTTATAACTTTGAAGATGCGCACGTAGATGATACGCATAGTAAAAAGGTAATGGATAATGTCTTTAAATTACGTTCAGACTTGATCAAAATTAAACGCGTTTTATTCCCAATGCAAGAATTGGTGAACACGATTAAAACAGAGGGCAATTTAATTGTAGATAGCAAACATTCAATGTATATTCAACATATCGATGACCATTTGATTAAACAGAATAACATTATACGCACCTCGCAAGAAATGACGAATGAGATTAGGGAGAACTTTGAATCATATTCTTCTTTTAGAATGAATAGTATTATGCAAGTATTGACACTTGTATCCGTTATCTTCTCTCCATTAACATTTATAGCTGGTGTATACGGTATGAACTTTGAATATATGCCTGAATTGAAATGGCATTATAGTTATCCTATATGTATGCTAGTGATGTTAATCATAGCGGTGGCATTAATTATCTTTTTCAAAAGAAAAAAATGGTTCTAGTATCAAGCATTATTAATATCAATTAAGCAAAGGTAGGTAGTAGCATGAGCGATATGCAAAGAGAACAGAGAAAAAATGAACATGTTGAAATTGCAATGGCACAACATGACGCGCCTCAATCGGACTTTGACCGCGTGAGGTTTGTACATCATTCTATTCCGAATGTAAATGTAGATCAAATTGATTTAACAAGTCATACATCAAACTTTGACATGAAATATCCTTTATATATAAATGCAATGACAGGCGGTAGTGATTGGACGAAGAAAATTAATGAAAAACTAGCAGTCGTTGCACGTGAAACAGGTTTAGCGATGGCAGTTGGTTCAACACACGCCGCACTTAGAAATCCTAAAATGGCTGAATCATTTAGTATTGTACGTCACACCAATCCAGAAGGTATCATATTTAGTAATGTCGGTGCTGATGTGCCTGTAGATAAAGCAGTAGAAGCGGTTAGTTTGCTAGATGCACAAGCCTTACAAATACATGTAAATGCCCCACAAGAACTTGTGATGCCTGAAGGAAATAGAGAATTCTCAACATGGATTGATAATGTAGCAGCGATTGTGCAGCGTGTAGACGTTCCAGTCATTATCAAAGAAGTAGGCTTCGGTATGGGCAAAGAATTGTATAAAGATTTAATTGATGCAGGTGTATCGTATGTTGACGTGAGTGGCAGAGGTGGTACGAATTTCGTAACGATTGAGAACGAACGTCGCTCTAATAAAGATATGGACTATTTAGCAAACTGGGGACAATCTACAGTTGAATCTTTACTTGAAAGCGCTGCTTATCAAGATGCATTGAATGTATTTGCTAGTGGAGGAGTCCGTACACCATTAGATGCTGTTAAGAGCTTGGCATTAGGCGCGAAAGCAGTAGGGATGTCACGTCCATTCTTGAATCATGTTGAAAATGGTGGCATCACAAGTACAATTGAATATGTTGAATCATTTATTGGACATATGAAATCAATTATGACAATGCTAAATGCTAAAGACATTAGTGAGCTTAAACATAGTAAATTAGTATTTGATCAAAAATTAATGTCTTGGATTGAACAACGTGGCTTAGATATTCATAGAGGATAATGAAGTAAAACAAAAGAAGCGTAAAATGGAAAGCAACTTTTCCATTTTACGCTTTATTTATTATGAAAGTGTTTGTTTTCATTTTCAAAAGTTAATTACCAAAGATATTGATAAAGCCCATCACGATAGGTACACCAGCTAAGTCAATAAGGAAGGCACCAACAATAGGAACCACTAGGTAAGACTTAGGTGAGCTACCGTATTTCTTAGTGATAACATCTAAATTAGCCATAGCATTTGGTGTCGCACCTAGACCGTGACCAATAAAACCACCAGCCATTACTGCTGCGTCATAATCTTTGCCTAACACTCTAAACAGAATAAAGAACGCAAAGAGCGAGATGAAGACGACTTGGACTAAAACAATGATAATTAGTGGTAAGGCTAATGAATAGACTTGTGTTAATTGAATACTCATTAAAGCGAGTGATAAGAATAACCCAAGTGCGATATCACCAATTTGGTCATTCAATTTTAAGTCAATAATATTCCAATTGGTATATTCTGAAATATTACGTATAGCTACCGCTACAAACATAGAACCTACATACATAGGTAAACTTTGCCCAGTAAGGTTAGAGAACTGCTCACCTATGAATGTGCCAAGTGACATACAAAACGCAATAATCGTTAATTGAATAAAGAACACTTGTGTTGGTTTATATTTCTTATGCAATTTGGCATTGGCTTCAACCTTACTATAATCTTTAAATGAATCATCACTGTTTCCAGGTTTAAGGTTATAATGCTTAATCATCAATTTCACTAAAGGACCACCAACTAAACCGCCAAATACTAGGCCAAGCGTAGCAGCAGCTAAAGCAGCTGTTACGGCAGAGTCAATATTGAAACTTTGTTCAAGCGTTTGACCATAAGCAGCCGCATTTCCGTGTCCACCTTCCATTGACATAGAACCAGCAGTTAAACCTAATAACGGTTTGATATGTAATAGTTTCGCTAGAGAAACACCGATAAAGTTTTGACAAATTGCTAAAACGGCACAACAAGCAAAATAGAGTAGTAGTACTTTGCCACCGATTTTAAATAACTTAAATGATGCACCTAAACCAATTGTTGTGAAGAAGACCATCATAAAGAAATCTTGAATAAATTTAGCATCTAATTTGATTTGTACTATATTAAAAGTATCTAAGACTGCAACTAATATTGCGAATAATAAACCACCAATGACTGGTGCTGGTATACAAATTTTTTGTAAAAAAGATACGTGATTAACAATAAATTCGCCTAATAAAAAAAGAAGACAAGCGAGACATAGCGTTGTGACTGCATCTAATTCCAATTTATACTCCCCCTTTGTTTACTTCAGCACGCTTTTAAAAAATGAAAGCGCTATAATTGCCCATGTATACCATTATACATATAAAAAATATATATTTCTAGAATACATAATATTTTAAAAAAATAAGTAGAAAGTTATAGTCATTTATAATTTATTACTTTTAACAAACGCCTCAAAATTGCTCAAAAACTAGGGATTTTGTTAAATATATTAATAATTATAATTTAGTACCTTGTTATATACAGTAGTAGGTGGTATAGTTTAATTAACAGCTACTGTGTAATGTATAGTACTGATTAAATATAGTGGAGGAGTTTATATGAATGCACAGTTCAAGAAGGGAGCATTAGAACTAATTGTATTACTTATTATTAAGAAAGAAGATCAATACGGTTATTCTTTGGTACAAAATATCTCACGTTACATTACGATTGCGGAAGGGACAGTTTACCCTTTATTAAGACGATTAGTCCAAAACGGTGAACTATCTACATATTATCAGCCTTCTACAGAAGGTCCATCAAGAAAGTACTATAGCATAACGAATCAAGGACAAGAACGATTGAAAATTTTAAAAGAAGAATGGCATCTATTTTCTGAAGCGGTTAATCAATTTATAAAGGAGAGTGAACATAATGAATAAAAATGAATATTTGAAGATACTTGATAAAAATTTGAGAAATTTAGATTATGAAGAGAAAAAAGATATTTTAAATGAATACGAAACCCATTTTTATAGCGGACTCCAAGAAGGAAGAACTGAAGATCAAATCTCAGATGAACTAGGAAATCCGAAAATGATAGCACGCGATTTAAATGCAAATGAAGCGGTAAAAAAAGCTAGCACTGATGACAATTTTACAAATATTTCATCAGCCTTATTAGCTGTCATGGGTCTAGGTGTTTTAAACTTCTTTATTATTTTGGTGCCTGCCGTTTTTATTATTTCTTTATTATTCTCTTTATTAGTATTTACAATCATCTCGTTAGCTTCACCTTTTTTCCTTTTAATGAAAGGTATAATGGAAGGATTTAATGAGATAATCAACTATGATATTTATTCAGCAGGTCTTCTTTTTGGAATAGGATTAATGCTAATCCCTTTAACTATATATATTTGCAAAGGCGTTACAAAGTTAACTATTAATTATCTTAAATGGAATGTATCAGTAGTAAAAAGGAGTGTAAAATAATGAAAAAAGTCTTGCTGATTATTTTTATTTTAGGTTTGATAATTTTTATTGGATGTGGCATTGGTTTGTTATATGAAGGGAAAATTTTATTTACTGAGCAATCAAATACAGGCAAAATAAAAACAAATTATTCCAAAACCTATAAGAATACTGATATTCAATCGTTAAAAGTTAATGCACAAATTAGTGAAATTAAAATTAAAAAAGGGGATCACTTTAGTGTTGAATCTAAAGGTAATCTTCCACATACTGAAGCGACTGCTCATGTCAAGAACCATCGTTTAATGGTTGAAGATCAAGGTAAGAAATCTGGTATTAATTTTAATATAGGAGGAATGA encodes:
- the fni gene encoding type 2 isopentenyl-diphosphate Delta-isomerase, producing the protein MSDMQREQRKNEHVEIAMAQHDAPQSDFDRVRFVHHSIPNVNVDQIDLTSHTSNFDMKYPLYINAMTGGSDWTKKINEKLAVVARETGLAMAVGSTHAALRNPKMAESFSIVRHTNPEGIIFSNVGADVPVDKAVEAVSLLDAQALQIHVNAPQELVMPEGNREFSTWIDNVAAIVQRVDVPVIIKEVGFGMGKELYKDLIDAGVSYVDVSGRGGTNFVTIENERRSNKDMDYLANWGQSTVESLLESAAYQDALNVFASGGVRTPLDAVKSLALGAKAVGMSRPFLNHVENGGITSTIEYVESFIGHMKSIMTMLNAKDISELKHSKLVFDQKLMSWIEQRGLDIHRG
- the gltS gene encoding sodium/glutamate symporter, which translates into the protein MELDAVTTLCLACLLFLLGEFIVNHVSFLQKICIPAPVIGGLLFAILVAVLDTFNIVQIKLDAKFIQDFFMMVFFTTIGLGASFKLFKIGGKVLLLYFACCAVLAICQNFIGVSLAKLLHIKPLLGLTAGSMSMEGGHGNAAAYGQTLEQSFNIDSAVTAALAAATLGLVFGGLVGGPLVKLMIKHYNLKPGNSDDSFKDYSKVEANAKLHKKYKPTQVFFIQLTIIAFCMSLGTFIGEQFSNLTGQSLPMYVGSMFVAVAIRNISEYTNWNIIDLKLNDQIGDIALGLFLSLALMSIQLTQVYSLALPLIIIVLVQVVFISLFAFFILFRVLGKDYDAAVMAGGFIGHGLGATPNAMANLDVITKKYGSSPKSYLVVPIVGAFLIDLAGVPIVMGFINIFGN
- a CDS encoding PadR family transcriptional regulator, with the protein product MNAQFKKGALELIVLLIIKKEDQYGYSLVQNISRYITIAEGTVYPLLRRLVQNGELSTYYQPSTEGPSRKYYSITNQGQERLKILKEEWHLFSEAVNQFIKESEHNE
- a CDS encoding DUF1700 domain-containing protein: MNKNEYLKILDKNLRNLDYEEKKDILNEYETHFYSGLQEGRTEDQISDELGNPKMIARDLNANEAVKKASTDDNFTNISSALLAVMGLGVLNFFIILVPAVFIISLLFSLLVFTIISLASPFFLLMKGIMEGFNEIINYDIYSAGLLFGIGLMLIPLTIYICKGVTKLTINYLKWNVSVVKRSVK